In Lonchura striata isolate bLonStr1 chromosome 2, bLonStr1.mat, whole genome shotgun sequence, a single genomic region encodes these proteins:
- the NHLH2 gene encoding helix-loop-helix protein 2 — MMLSPDQAADSDHPSSAPSDPESLGGADAQALSCCVSDPEPAEGGGGEGRGGGGGGGEGRGGGRPGLHPPPLSREEKRRRRRATAKYRSAHATRERIRVEAFNLAFAELRKLLPTLPPDKKLSKIEILRLAICYISYLNHVLDV; from the coding sequence ATGATGCTTAGCCCGGACCAAGCTGCCGACTCCGACCACCCCTCCTCGGCGCCCTCCGACCCGGAGTCCCTGGGCGGCGCGGACGCCCAGGCGCTCAGCTGCTGCGTCTCCGACCCGGAGCCCGccgagggcggcggcggcgagggccggggcggcggcggcggcggcggggagggcCGCGGCGGGGGCCGGCCCGGGCTGCACCCGCCGCCGCTGAGCCGGGAGGAGAagcgccggcggcgccgcgccacGGCCAAGTACCGCTCGGCCCACGCCACGCGTGAGCGGATCCGCGTGGAGGCCTTCAACCTGGCCTTCGCCGAGCTGCGCaagctgctgcccaccctgcccccCGACAAGAAGCTCTCCAAGATCGAGATCCTGCGCCTCGCCATCTGCTATATCTCCTATCTCAACCACGTGCTGGACGTGTAG